In one window of Synechococcus sp. M16CYN DNA:
- a CDS encoding glutathione S-transferase C-terminal domain-containing protein, whose translation MAIPPVVVMAARAGWHWQWQQLMDGLGPADAEGNYRRPSSDYLQAELPNPPDLEFRKTDQRPCLIVSHSCPWAHRAWLVYQMRGLKNSLNLIVAQADHSAGRWQLDPPWLGCDSLLELYQRCGAIHSRRATVPVLVDPMQPKILGNESAQLVEVLNRWPTATEDLDLAPPQFQEGIQNWQNLLQSSVNDGVYRCGFARNQAAYDLAETALFEALEHVEASLVRSGPWLCGEQLTLADIRLFPTLIRWEMVYAPLFGCSRRSLWQFPQLWDWRLRFYKQPGVQASCNDKAWRHDYFGALFPLNPSGIVPTGPELTTLVNSHIPHIPR comes from the coding sequence ATGGCGATTCCACCTGTCGTTGTAATGGCAGCCAGGGCCGGTTGGCATTGGCAATGGCAGCAGCTGATGGACGGTCTTGGCCCCGCTGACGCCGAGGGCAATTATCGTAGACCTAGCAGTGACTACCTTCAAGCTGAACTGCCAAATCCTCCAGACCTTGAGTTTCGTAAAACTGACCAACGTCCCTGCTTAATTGTCAGCCACAGCTGCCCATGGGCTCACCGTGCTTGGCTTGTCTATCAGATGCGTGGTCTTAAGAATAGCCTCAATCTAATCGTAGCCCAAGCGGATCATAGTGCCGGAAGATGGCAACTCGATCCGCCTTGGTTAGGCTGCGATAGCTTGCTCGAACTCTATCAACGCTGCGGGGCAATTCACTCTCGTCGAGCAACTGTGCCGGTGCTAGTGGATCCAATGCAACCAAAAATTCTTGGTAATGAAAGTGCCCAACTCGTAGAAGTGCTTAACCGCTGGCCTACCGCAACAGAGGACCTTGATCTCGCTCCGCCACAGTTTCAGGAGGGTATTCAAAACTGGCAAAACCTGTTGCAATCATCTGTGAATGATGGGGTGTACCGCTGCGGTTTCGCTCGCAATCAAGCTGCATACGATCTAGCCGAAACAGCGCTTTTCGAGGCTCTCGAACACGTTGAGGCAAGCCTGGTGCGGTCTGGTCCATGGCTTTGTGGGGAACAGCTCACGTTGGCGGATATCCGTTTATTCCCTACTTTGATTAGATGGGAGATGGTTTATGCCCCGCTATTTGGTTGCAGTCGTCGCTCTCTTTGGCAGTTTCCACAACTCTGGGATTGGCGCCTTCGCTTCTATAAGCAACCAGGAGTTCAGGCAAGTTGTAATGATAAGGCCTGGAGGCATGATTACTTTGGTGCTTTGTTTCCGCTGAACCCAAGTGGAATTGTCCCAACTGGACCGGAACTGACCACATTGGTTAATAGTCATATTCCACATATTCCAAGGTGA
- a CDS encoding CP12 domain-containing protein, with protein sequence MKSIDEHIQKDQSEIEAAKATGDGAKLRHLTEELKSLEEYKEHNPEDKHDPTSLELYCDANPDADECRVYDD encoded by the coding sequence ATGAAATCCATCGACGAGCACATTCAGAAGGATCAGTCCGAAATCGAAGCAGCCAAGGCCACTGGCGATGGCGCGAAGCTCCGCCACCTCACCGAAGAGTTAAAATCACTCGAGGAGTACAAAGAGCATAATCCTGAAGATAAGCACGACCCGACCTCACTAGAGCTCTACTGCGACGCAAATCCTGATGCTGATGAGTGCCGGGTTTATGATGATTGA
- a CDS encoding ABC transporter ATP-binding protein, with the protein MSSVYLKALSKTYPRRRGQAPIEVLRRLNFKIKDGEFLVLLGPSGCGKSTLLRLLAGLDSPTSGEILIGDRPVNLVRPAHRNVAMVFQSYALYPHLSVRDNLSFGLRRSQTRSLLQQLQDQCSRVTRQLPSSLHIRSDRERLIAERVEAVAEVLELGPLLNRLPKELSGGQKQRVALGRAMVRRPAVFLMDEPLSNLDAKLRNSTRTRIIELQRELGTTTIYVTHDQAEAMTMGHRIAVLNQGKLQQLGTPMELYNWPSNLFVAQFIGDPPMALLPVRVGPNSTLLLGDREIPVEGQMASFLSTLKGKPLTAGLRPEGWRLVPATSHSLSAEINHCETLGNEQVITCRLLKDNHLIQIRTQLDSAVHSGQILHLSPDPSGWRLFDKTGNIVTLPGQAVAPSLRPSKMP; encoded by the coding sequence TTGTCCAGCGTCTACCTTAAAGCTCTCAGCAAGACCTACCCTAGGCGACGCGGACAAGCACCCATAGAGGTATTAAGACGGCTTAATTTCAAGATTAAGGATGGCGAATTCCTTGTCTTACTGGGACCTTCGGGATGCGGAAAGAGCACTCTGTTGCGTTTGCTGGCAGGCTTGGACAGCCCAACTTCTGGTGAAATCCTGATCGGCGATCGTCCCGTCAACCTTGTGCGACCCGCTCATCGAAACGTGGCTATGGTATTTCAGAGCTACGCGCTTTACCCTCATCTCAGTGTGAGGGACAATCTCAGCTTTGGACTACGCCGGAGTCAAACTCGTTCCCTGTTGCAACAGCTGCAAGATCAGTGCAGTCGCGTCACTCGCCAGCTGCCAAGTTCACTCCACATCAGGTCAGATCGAGAAAGATTAATTGCAGAACGAGTTGAAGCAGTAGCTGAGGTTTTGGAGTTGGGTCCACTGCTTAACCGGCTACCAAAGGAGCTATCTGGAGGTCAAAAACAGCGCGTAGCTTTAGGTCGTGCCATGGTGCGGAGGCCAGCAGTTTTCTTAATGGATGAGCCGCTTAGTAACCTCGACGCCAAACTCCGCAACAGCACGCGCACCCGCATAATTGAATTACAGAGAGAGCTCGGCACTACTACAATCTACGTCACCCATGATCAGGCTGAAGCCATGACTATGGGGCACCGCATTGCGGTTTTAAACCAAGGCAAGCTCCAGCAACTAGGCACCCCGATGGAGCTCTACAACTGGCCATCGAATTTGTTTGTTGCCCAGTTCATTGGTGACCCGCCGATGGCTCTTTTACCCGTTCGTGTAGGACCCAATTCCACTTTGCTTCTCGGCGACAGAGAAATTCCAGTTGAAGGTCAGATGGCATCTTTCTTATCAACTCTTAAAGGGAAGCCACTAACGGCGGGATTAAGACCAGAGGGGTGGAGACTAGTCCCTGCTACAAGCCATAGCTTGTCCGCGGAAATCAACCACTGTGAAACGCTAGGAAATGAACAAGTAATCACTTGTCGTCTACTTAAAGACAATCATTTAATCCAAATACGTACCCAGCTAGATTCAGCCGTCCATTCTGGACAAATTTTGCATCTATCCCCAGATCCTAGCGGGTGGAGGTTATTTGATAAGACTGGCAATATAGTTACGTTACCAGGACAAGCAGTGGCACCAAGTCTTCGACCGTCAAAGATGCCGTAG
- a CDS encoding aspartoacylase produces MATCDVLIVAGTHGNEINAPWLLEQWAHQPDLIDKAGLSVRPLIGNPQARASMRRYIDRDLNRSFKTDLLQQQGGDVEMQRAQYLLASHGPSGIEPCAIALDLHSTTAAMGSALILYGRRAADLALAALVQAALGLPVYLHEADSSQTGFLVECWPCGLVIEVGPVPQGVLEARIVRQTRLALETCLAALAGVRSGVARLPKHLVVHRHLGSCDLPRAEADQPQALLHHRLQGKNWVPLTRASPVFETADGMSMQSKILEDQQIPVFINEAAYAEKRIAFSLTNREVWAVKTNWLQRLAEILK; encoded by the coding sequence ATGGCCACCTGTGATGTCCTAATTGTTGCAGGGACCCATGGTAATGAGATCAATGCCCCTTGGTTGCTCGAACAATGGGCTCACCAGCCTGATTTGATAGATAAGGCTGGGCTTTCTGTTAGACCGTTAATTGGGAATCCTCAGGCGCGAGCCTCAATGCGTCGCTACATTGATCGCGATCTCAACCGAAGCTTTAAAACGGATCTTCTTCAACAGCAAGGCGGAGATGTGGAGATGCAACGGGCACAATATTTGCTCGCTTCGCACGGGCCGAGTGGAATTGAGCCTTGCGCAATAGCTCTTGATTTGCATAGCACCACTGCAGCGATGGGAAGTGCTCTTATTCTCTATGGACGTCGGGCTGCTGATTTAGCCCTGGCAGCTTTAGTTCAAGCAGCCTTAGGGCTACCAGTTTACTTACACGAAGCAGACTCTTCTCAAACAGGTTTTCTAGTTGAATGCTGGCCTTGCGGTCTCGTGATTGAGGTGGGACCTGTACCGCAGGGGGTTCTTGAGGCCCGTATCGTGCGCCAAACCCGACTAGCGCTTGAAACATGCTTGGCAGCTCTTGCTGGAGTGCGTTCCGGTGTAGCCCGTCTCCCAAAACACCTAGTGGTCCATCGACATCTCGGTAGCTGTGACCTACCCAGAGCAGAAGCTGATCAACCACAGGCTCTACTGCATCATCGACTTCAAGGCAAGAACTGGGTTCCCCTGACGCGAGCATCCCCGGTCTTTGAGACAGCCGACGGGATGAGTATGCAGAGCAAAATCCTCGAAGATCAACAGATTCCCGTCTTTATTAATGAAGCGGCCTACGCTGAGAAGCGTATTGCATTTTCGCTAACAAATCGGGAGGTGTGGGCTGTTAAGACCAACTGGCTGCAGCGACTGGCAGAGATTCTGAAGTAA
- the obgE gene encoding GTPase ObgE, which translates to MQFIDQARVSARGGRGGDGIISFLREKYAPNGGPSGGNGGHGGHVVLEADGNLQTLLDFKYKRLFAANDGRRGGPNKRTGPSGRELVVKVPCGTEVRHFTTGILLGDLINSGARLTVAYGGRGGLGNAHYLSNRNRSPKTFTKGHDGEEWLLQLELKLLAEVGIIGLPNAGKSTLIAVISAARPKIADYPFTTLIPNLGVVRRPSGDGTVFADIPGLIAGAAQGAGLGHDFLRHIERTRLLIHLVDAGSDDPVEDLRVVERELKAYGHELLNKPRLLVLSKKELLQESDLLRVSADLESASKRPVQGISAAIGANLSGLLDSVWSELGV; encoded by the coding sequence GTGCAGTTTATTGATCAGGCGCGCGTCTCGGCGCGGGGTGGCCGCGGTGGTGATGGTATCATTAGCTTCCTCAGGGAGAAGTACGCTCCTAATGGGGGCCCTTCAGGGGGGAACGGCGGACATGGCGGACATGTGGTGTTGGAAGCAGATGGCAATTTACAAACTTTGTTAGATTTCAAATATAAACGTTTGTTTGCAGCAAACGACGGCCGAAGAGGGGGTCCGAATAAGCGCACCGGACCATCTGGGCGTGAACTAGTTGTAAAGGTGCCCTGTGGGACAGAAGTGCGTCATTTCACCACCGGTATTCTCCTGGGGGACCTTATTAACTCAGGGGCTAGGCTGACCGTAGCTTACGGGGGGCGCGGTGGCCTGGGCAACGCGCATTACTTGAGCAATCGTAACCGTAGCCCAAAGACATTCACTAAAGGTCATGATGGGGAAGAATGGCTCCTGCAGCTGGAGTTAAAACTACTGGCCGAAGTAGGAATTATTGGATTGCCTAATGCTGGTAAAAGTACGCTAATCGCTGTAATATCGGCAGCTCGTCCCAAAATAGCAGATTATCCTTTTACCACTCTCATCCCTAACTTGGGTGTAGTAAGACGTCCCAGTGGTGATGGCACCGTTTTTGCAGATATCCCAGGTTTAATTGCTGGTGCTGCTCAAGGTGCGGGCCTCGGTCACGATTTCCTCCGACATATCGAAAGAACGCGCCTGCTAATTCATCTCGTGGATGCTGGTTCTGATGATCCCGTCGAGGATCTGCGAGTGGTTGAACGAGAGTTAAAGGCATATGGACATGAACTGCTTAACAAGCCGAGACTGCTTGTATTGAGCAAAAAAGAACTCCTTCAAGAGAGTGATCTACTGAGAGTTTCAGCTGACCTTGAATCGGCCAGTAAGCGTCCTGTTCAGGGTATCTCAGCAGCAATTGGGGCAAATCTTAGCGGTCTACTTGACAGCGTTTGGAGTGAACTCGGGGTCTAG
- a CDS encoding DUF2301 domain-containing membrane protein, which translates to MSMPDPQFEGTYGPYTITAADRQEVQRYRVALLVAGLAMTSGLVHWWQFGNHWAWLWLLPLITGLGMALQWIHIYMQPLHNTLKLLWLLGSLGWGALLLRVGPSEALAALTVRPSWILVIGPFFAALAGVGFKEFFCFRRPEAIGLTLLLPIALLGRLVGMVSIKLCAGFLLTAGALMVLLALRKFGMEASTDVGDKSVFAYLRAGTSRAHSKSDQPI; encoded by the coding sequence ATGTCCATGCCTGACCCCCAGTTTGAAGGCACTTATGGCCCCTATACGATCACTGCGGCAGATCGACAGGAAGTGCAGCGATACCGCGTTGCCCTATTAGTGGCGGGTCTGGCCATGACAAGTGGACTTGTGCACTGGTGGCAATTTGGAAATCACTGGGCGTGGTTATGGCTGTTACCGCTCATCACTGGGCTCGGCATGGCTCTACAGTGGATTCATATTTATATGCAACCTTTACACAATACTCTCAAGTTACTTTGGCTATTGGGATCTCTCGGCTGGGGAGCACTTTTATTGCGAGTCGGGCCAAGCGAGGCGCTTGCCGCTCTGACTGTTCGACCGTCGTGGATACTGGTAATCGGCCCCTTTTTTGCAGCGTTAGCGGGTGTTGGCTTTAAAGAATTTTTCTGCTTCCGACGACCAGAAGCCATCGGTCTTACTCTGCTTTTGCCCATTGCTCTCCTAGGGCGACTCGTGGGAATGGTAAGTATCAAGTTATGTGCCGGCTTTCTTCTAACAGCAGGGGCTTTAATGGTGTTGTTAGCTCTTCGCAAGTTTGGCATGGAAGCATCTACAGATGTGGGAGACAAAAGTGTGTTTGCTTATCTAAGGGCTGGCACATCGCGGGCACATAGCAAATCCGACCAACCTATATGA